TTGCTGGCAATGCTGACGGCATTGGTCACATTGCTGGTGGTATTAACGCTCAGAGCCGTGTTCAAACACGAGATTTGCAAGCCGGGGCATTAAGCACGGCGCTGGACTGGACAACGGCGGTGCTTAATAGTCTAATTCCTGCATTGCAATAATTGACAAGAACTACCCCCATGAGCGAAGAAACCAGCAAACCACTCAATTTTATTGAACGTATCGTCAAAGAAGACGTTGAAAGCGGCAAAATCACCAATGTGCGCACGCGCTTCCCCCCCGAACCCAACGGCTATTTGCACATTGGTCACGCCAAATCCATCTGGCTGAACTTTGGTTTGGCGCAGAAATTCGGCGGCAAGTGCAACCTGCGCATGGATGACACCAACCCGGAAAAAGAAGACGAAGAATACGTCGAATCCATCAAAGCGGATGTGCAATGGCTAGGTTATCAATGGGATGGCGACGTACATTACGCCTCCGACTATTTCGACCAGTTGTATGATTGGGCGGTTTACCTGATTAAAGCGGGCAAGGCGTTTGTGTGCGATTTGACCGCTGACGAAATGCGGGCATACCGTGGCACGTTGACCGAAACGGGCAAAGAAAGCCCCTTCCGCACCCGTTCTATCGAAGAAAACCTCGAACTGTTCACGCAGATGCGTGACGGTGCATTCCCCGATGGCAGCCGCACGTTGCGCGTGAAGATTGATATGGCATCGTCCAATATCAATTTGCGCGATCCGGTGATTTACCGCATTAAACGCGCCACGCATCATCAAACAGGCGATAAATGGTGCATTTACCCATCTTACGATTACGCTCACGGGCAAAGTGACGCGATTGAAGGCATTTCGCATTCGGTGTGTACGCTGGAATTTGAAGTGCATCGTCCGTTGTATGACTGGTTTATCGACAATATTCCCGTGCCTGCGCAACCGCATCAGTACGAATTTTCACGCCTCAACATCAATTACACCGTCACTAGCAAGCGTAAGCTCAAGCAATTGGTGGATGAAAAGCACGTTGATGGCTGGAATGATCCGCGTATGCCGACCGTTTCCGGCTTGCGCCGTCGGGGTTTCACCCCCAAAGCCATCAATGATTTCTGCGAAATGGCAGGCGTCACCAAGGTCGAAGGCGTGGTTGACCTTGGCATGTTGGAATTCGCTATCCGCGAAGATTTGAACAACATTTCCCCGCGTGCCATGTGCGTCTTGCGTCCGCTCAAAGTCACGCTGACCAATTACCCAGAAGACCAAGTGGAAATCATGACCGCCCATGTCCATCCGCAAAATGAGGCAATGGGTACGCGCGAAATGCCGTTCTGCCGCGAAATCCTGATTGATCAGGACGATTTCCGCGAAGAAGCCAACAAGCAGTATAAGCGCTTGGTGTTGGGCAAACGGGTACGCTTGCGCAATAGCTACGTGATTGAGGCGGATGAAGCGGTGAAAGATGCCGACGGCAATATCATCGAAATTCGCGCTCGCGTGATTGAAGACACGGTTGGCAAAGACCCAGCCGATGGCGTGAAAGCCAAGGGCGTGATTCACTGGGTGTCAGCACGTAATAACGTGGATTGCGAAGTGCGTTTGTATGACCGCTTGTTCAGCGACCCGGCACCGGATGCGGGTGGTAAAAACTTCTTGGAATTCATGAATCCGCACAGTTTGGAAATCCTCAACGGCTGT
The window above is part of the Thiothrix winogradskyi genome. Proteins encoded here:
- a CDS encoding glutamine--tRNA ligase/YqeY domain fusion protein, which codes for MSEETSKPLNFIERIVKEDVESGKITNVRTRFPPEPNGYLHIGHAKSIWLNFGLAQKFGGKCNLRMDDTNPEKEDEEYVESIKADVQWLGYQWDGDVHYASDYFDQLYDWAVYLIKAGKAFVCDLTADEMRAYRGTLTETGKESPFRTRSIEENLELFTQMRDGAFPDGSRTLRVKIDMASSNINLRDPVIYRIKRATHHQTGDKWCIYPSYDYAHGQSDAIEGISHSVCTLEFEVHRPLYDWFIDNIPVPAQPHQYEFSRLNINYTVTSKRKLKQLVDEKHVDGWNDPRMPTVSGLRRRGFTPKAINDFCEMAGVTKVEGVVDLGMLEFAIREDLNNISPRAMCVLRPLKVTLTNYPEDQVEIMTAHVHPQNEAMGTREMPFCREILIDQDDFREEANKQYKRLVLGKRVRLRNSYVIEADEAVKDADGNIIEIRARVIEDTVGKDPADGVKAKGVIHWVSARNNVDCEVRLYDRLFSDPAPDAGGKNFLEFMNPHSLEILNGCKGEIGLVQATLEDRYQFEREGYFVLDSKYSAADKLVFNRVIGLRDTWEKK